A window from Mytilus galloprovincialis chromosome 8, xbMytGall1.hap1.1, whole genome shotgun sequence encodes these proteins:
- the LOC143085068 gene encoding uncharacterized protein LOC143085068 — MKKIIIFIFMLVDCIIGALPTLNFKCPQYVQRYIQSEVVCPRNPLDYSCLCNTENTTCSTRNEEVAHEYCSNDKPEFAGIGQKYVWSGGLRNIKCSSERFQPLGFNLWQNVSSQCIFLKSFCNEEGQVIHINGSAEKDVSCRCDHTRGYAFVANNNTDRSNCKSLEEDCSCYTKKCLFKETLAKDYSCILSSNKNILSRNQPVVAATRQSTVEHVDLTVNITENKYRINYKNGLTGLIFLFIIFDRKELVLYHEGTRQPGTSFDPQLHDHLQQPINCTAHQLNGAKSRNDTIHDELSFNKEMTTTRSSTQADCDLESDSNCLQVQDINTNNTRHIHDTDISAFDEITEEQEVLIDKTEILPDKLSVCDKTISVVVKPQDVNEFVGCSCRFDASMSSIDGCIRKIEWLHITPEKEITCDLENTKKV; from the exons atgaaaaaaatcattattttcattttc ATGTTAGTCGACTGTATCATTGGAGCTTTGCCTACTCTTAATTTTAAATGCCCGCAGTATGTACAACGATATATTCAATCAGAAGTTGTTTGTCCCAGGAATCCGCTGGATTACTCCTGTTTATGCAACACTGAAAATACAACCTGTAGCACTCGAAACGAAGAGGTCGCTCATGAATACTGCAGCAATGATAAGCCAGAATTCGCTGGAATCG GACAAAAGTATGTATGGTCAGGTGGACTCAGAAATATTAAATGTTCCTCTGAAAGGTTCCAGCCACTTGGATTTAATTTATGGCAGAATGTAAGCAGTCAGTGTATATTTCTAAAATCATTCTGTAATGAAGAAGGCCAAGTAATTCACATCAACGGTTCAGCAGAAAAAGACGTCTCTTGTAGATGTGATCATACGAGGGGTTATGCCTTTGTAGCTAATAATAATACGGACAGATCTAACTGTAAATCATTGGAGGAAGATTGCTCTTGTTACACGAAAAAGTGTTTATTCAAGGAAACCTTAGCAAAAG ACTACAGTTGTATTCTTTCCagcaataaaaatatattatcacGAAACCAACCGGTTGTTGCAGCAACCAG GCAATCAACAGTAGAACACGTAGATCTGACTGTAAACATAACAG aaaacaaatatcGTATCAACTATAAAAATGGACTCACTGGattgatttttcttttcataatctttg accGCAAAGAACTGGTTCTGTATCATGAAGGTACTCGGCAACCTGGTACTTCTTTTGATCCACAATTACACG accACCTTCAGCAACCTATCAATTGTACTGCTCACCAACTAAACGGTGCTAAAAGTAGAAATGACACCATACATGATGAACTCTCTTTCAACAAAGAAATGACAACAACAAGAAGCAGCACACAAGCCGATTGCG ATCTTGAATCCGATTCCAATTGTCTGCAAGTGCAGGATATCAATACAAATAACACACGACATATACACGATACTGACATTTCTGCATTTGATGAAATCACAGAAGAACAGGAGGTTCTTATAGACAAAACTGAAATATTGCCCGATAAGCTATCCGTGTGTG ATAAGACAATTTCTGTTGTTGTCAAGCCGCAAGATGTTAACGAATTTGTCGGTTGTAGTTGTCGATTCGATGCATCGATGTCGTCAATAGATGGTTGCATCCGAAAAATTGAATGGTTGCACATCACGCCTGAAAAGGAAATTACATGTGActtagaaaatacaaaaaaagtataG